A stretch of the Lolium perenne isolate Kyuss_39 chromosome 3, Kyuss_2.0, whole genome shotgun sequence genome encodes the following:
- the LOC127341980 gene encoding ras-related protein Rab7 has protein sequence MGSRRRMLLKVIILGDSGVGKTSLMNQYVNNKFSNQYKATIGADFLTKEVQIDDRLFTLQIWDTAGQERFQSLGVAFYRGADCCVLVYDVNVTKSFEKLNNWREEFLIQASPSDPENFPFVLLGNKIDVDGGNSRTVSEKKAKAWCASKGNMPYFETSAKEGFNVEAAFECIARNAIKNEPEEDVYLPDTIDMGGAGRQQRSSSGCEC, from the exons ATGGGGTCGCGCCGGAGAATGCTCCTCAAGGTCATCATCCTCGGCGACAGCGG GGTCGGGAAGACGTCGCTGATGAACCA GTACGTGAACAACAAGTTCAGCAACCAGTACAAGGCGACCATCGGCGCGGATTTCCtcaccaaggaggtgcagatcgaCGACCGGCTCTTCACTTTGCAG ATATGGGACACAGCAGGACAGGAACGTTTTCAGAGTCTTGGCGTGGCATTTTATCGTGGAGCTGACTGTTGTGTTCTTGTATATGATGTCAATGTAACCAAGTCATTTGAAAAACTCAACAACTGGCGTGAGGAATTCCTAATCCAA GCTAGCCCATCAGATCCAGAGAATTTCCCTTTTGTCTTACTTGGAAATAAGATTgacgttgatggtggtaatagcaGGACT GTCTCTGAGAAGAAGGCTAAAGCATGGTGTGCTTCCAAGGGAAACATGCCTTACTTCGAGACGTCTGCTAAAGAAGGCTTCAATGTGGAAGCTGCTTTCGAGTGTATAGCAAGGAATGCTATCAAGAATGAACCTGAAGAAGATGT ATATCTTCCTGATACAATTGACATGGGGGGTGCTGGAAGGCAACAGCGCTCGTCATCAGGCTGTGAATGCTAG
- the LOC127341979 gene encoding proline-rich receptor-like protein kinase PERK15, which produces MSSSPPAAPAPASPPTNRTAPPPASSAPPPANSSSPPPPAPPASSPPPSPLPPPATPTPSAPAPSSGSTPTTPSTPPPATPSPPSTTPSPPSDRSPPSPPAASPPPSSSSGLTTPVVAGIAVGGLIALLLASLLCFCLLKKKKRRHHPHHPPPPPPPHHLHYYGHPPPPPPPPPFKGDQYGGAYQNWQHNAPPPPPPDHVVKMHSHPPPKPAPPPVNVNSSGSGSNYSGGGENRNPHSPLGNALSFSRSTFTYEDLAVATDQFSDANLLGQGGFGFVHKGVLPDGTEVAVKQLRDGSGQGEREFQAEVEIISRVHHKHLVTLVGYCISEEKRLLVYEFVPNNTLEFHLHGRRGPTMDWPARLRIALGSAKGLAYLHEDCHPKIIHRDIKAANILMDHRFEAKVADFGLAKLTPDNDTHVSTRVMGTFGYLAPEYASSGKLTEKSDVFSFGVMLLELITGRRPVSSKQAHMDDSLVDWARPLMTRALQDGNHDALVDPQLGTEFNDNEMARMIACAAACVRHSGRRRPRMSQVVRALEGDVSLDDLNEGVRPGHSRFMGSHASSEYDTNQYNEDLKKFRKMALGTSSFQSSQQTPSSSEHGQQDPSTAGSDSHHQTQEMEMGTTKRDGGEPEASVT; this is translated from the exons ATGTCGTCGTCGCCGCCCGCCGCGCCAGCGCCGGCTTCGCCGCCGACCAATCGCACGGCGCCTCCGCCGGCGTCATCGGCGCCACCCCCTGCCAACTCCTCCTCCCCTCCCCCGCCGGCGCCTCCGGCCTCCTCGCCACCCCCTTCTCCCCTGCCGCCGCCGGCGACGCCCACGCCCTCCGCGCCGGCGCCGTCGTCCGGCAGCACTCCCACGACCCCATCCACCCCTCCTCCGGCGACGCCCTCGCCCCCGTCGACCACGCCGTCTCCGCCCTCCGACAGGTCCCCGCCGTCACCCCCGGCGGCCTCGCCGCCGCCCTCGTCGAGCTCGGGGCTCACGACGCCCGTCGTGGCGGGGATCGCGGTGGGCGGCCTCATCGCGCTGCTGCTCGCCAGCCTGCTCTGCTTCTGCTtgctcaagaagaagaagaggcggcaccacccgcaccacccgccgcccccgccgccgccccaccacCTGCACTACTACggccacccgccgccgccgccaccaccgccgcccttCAAAG GGGATCAATACGGTGGGGCGTACCAGAACTGGCAGCATAATgcccctccaccaccaccacctgatCATGTGGTGAAGATGCATTCACATCCTCCCCCCAAACCGGCTCCTCCTCCTGTCAATGTAAACAGCAGTGGCTCCGGTTCAAATTACTCAGGCGGCGGTGAGAACCGAAACCCGCATTCGCCACTCGGAAACGCCCTCAGCTTCTCAAGATCCACTTTTACCTATGAAGACTTGGCCGTGGCGACCGACCAGTTCTCTGACGCTAATCTTCTCGGACAAGGCGGTTTCGGATTTGTTCACAAAGGGGTACTCCCGGATGGCACGGAAGTTGCTGTGAAGCAGTTAAGAGATGGGAGTGGCCAGGGAGAGCGTGAGTTCCAGGCAGAGGTTGAGATTATCAGTCGAGTGCATCATAAACATCTCGTGACATTGGTTGGTTATTGCATTTCTGAAGAAAAGAGATTGCTTGTCTATGAGTTTGTTCCCAACAACACATTAGAATTCCACTTGCATG GTAGGCGTGGACCAACCATGGATTGGCCTGCAAGACTACGTATTGCTTTGGGTTCTGCAAAGGGATTGGCATATCTTCATGAAGACT GCCATCCTAAGATCATTCATCGCGACATAAAGGCAGCAAATATTCTTATGGATCACAGATTTGAAGCTAAG GTGGCAGATTTTGGACTTGCAAAATTAACTCCTGATAATGACACCCATGTTTCCACCAGAGTAATGGGCACATTTGG GTACCTTGCACCAGAGTATGCTTCTTCTGGCAAGCTCACTGAGAAATCAGATGTCTTCTCGTTCGGAGTAATGCTTCTTGAGCTAATAACTGGGCGCCGTCCTGTAAGTTCAAAACAAGCACATATGGATGACAGCTTGGTTGACTGG GCGAGGCCTTTAATGACGCGAGCACTCCAAGACGGTAATCACGATGCTTTAGTTGATCCCCAGCTGGGGACGGAGTTCAATGATAACGAGATGGCAAGGATGATAGCCTGTGCAGCTGCATGTGTACGCCATTCTGGACGGCGACGTCCACGAATGAGCCAG GTTGTTCGGGCCTTGGAAGGCGATGTATCACTTGATGATCTGAACGAAGGCGTTCGTCCTGGCCACAGTCGGTTCATGGGATCGCACGCAAGCTCCGAGTACGACACCAACCAGTACAACGAGGACCTGAAGAAGTTCAGGAAGATGGCACTTGGTACCAGCAGCTTCCAGAGCAGCCAACAAACGccgtccagcagcgagcacggccAGCAGGACCCGTCCACCGCAGGCAGCGATAGCCATCATCAGACGCAGGAGATGGAAATGGGGACTACAAAGAGAGACGGCGGCGAACCTGAAGCTTCAGTTACATGA